One Capricornis sumatraensis isolate serow.1 chromosome 8, serow.2, whole genome shotgun sequence genomic region harbors:
- the LOC138082946 gene encoding LOW QUALITY PROTEIN: pregnancy-associated glycoprotein 4-like (The sequence of the model RefSeq protein was modified relative to this genomic sequence to represent the inferred CDS: deleted 1 base in 1 codon; substituted 1 base at 1 genomic stop codon), whose product MLRIQTSLSTWCQKRSIKWLVLLGLVAFSECIIKIPLRRVKTMRKTLSGKNTLHDVLMEHPYRLPQISFRGSNLTIHPLRNIRDRFYVGNITIGTPPQEFQVVFDTGSAVLWVPSVFCNSSTCSTHVRFRQLESSTFRPTNKTFWINYGAGRIEGVVVRYTVRIGDLVSTDQPFGLSMAEYGFEGRRFDGILGLNYPKRLYCRPLPIFDKLKNQGAISEPVFAFYLSKDKQKGSVVMFGGVDHCYYKGRELNWVPLVXVGDWTIHVDRITMKREVIDCSDGCRALVDTGSSHIQGPGRLVDNIQKLIGAKPRGSKHYVSCSVVNTLPSIIFTIKGINYSVPAQAYILKDSRGHCYTAFREKRVRIPTESWVLGNIFLRLYFSVFDRGNDRIGLAPAV is encoded by the exons ATGCTAAGAATCCAAACTTCCCTGAGTACTTGGTGCCAGAAAAGAAGCATAAAGTGGCTTGTGCTCCTCGGGCTGGTGGCCTTCTCAGAGTGCATAATCAA AATACCTCTAAGGAGAGTGAAGACCATGAGAAAAACCCTCAGTGGAAAAAACACGCTGCACGATGTCTTGATGGAGCATCCTTACAGACTGCCCCAGATTTCTTTTCGTGGTTCAAATCTAACTATTCACCCACTGAGAAACATCAGAGAT AGATTCTACGTGGGTAACATCACCATTGGAACACCCCCTCAGGAATTCCAGGTTGTCTTTGACACAGGCTCAGCTGTTTTGTGGGTGCCCTCCGTCTTTTGCAACAGCTCAACCTGTT CTACACACGTTAGGTTCAGACAACTTGAGTCTTCCACCTTCCGGCCTACCAATAAGACATTCTGGATCAACTATGGAGCTGGGAGAATTGAAGGAGTTGTTGTTCGTTACACAGTTCGG ATTGGGGACCTTGTAAGTACTGACCAGCCATTTGGACTAAGCATGGCAGAATACGGGTTTGAGGGCAGAAGATTTGATGGCATCTTGGGCTTGAACTACCCCAAACGACTCTACTGTAGACCACTCCCCATCTTTGACAAGCTGAAAAATCAAGGTGCCATTTCTGAGCCTGTTTTTGCGTTCTACTTGAGCAA AGACAAGCAGAAGGGCAGTGTGGTGATGTTTGGTGGGGTGGACCACTGCTACTACAAGGGA AGAGAGCTCAATTGGGTACCACTGGTCTGAGTGGGTGACTGGACTATACACGTAGACCG CATCACCATGAAAAGAGAGGTTATTGATTGTTCTGATGGCTGCAGAGCCCTGGTGGACACCGGGTCATCTCATATCCAAGGCCCAGGAAGACTGGTCGATAACATACAAAAGCTCATTGGTGCCAAGCCACGAGGTTCCAAG CACTACGTTTCATGTTCTGTGGTCAATACTCTGCCCTCTATTATCTTCACCATCAAAGGCATCAACTACTCAGTGCCAGCTCAAGCTTACATCCTCAAG GATTCCAGAGGCCACTGCTATACCGCCTTTAGAGAGAAAAGAGTGAGGATACCTACAGAGTCCTGGGTCCTGGGTAACATCTTCCTGAGGTTGTATTTCTCAGTCTTTGATCGAGGAAATGACAGGATTGGCCTAGCACCGGCAGTGTAA